In a genomic window of Chaetodon auriga isolate fChaAug3 chromosome 1, fChaAug3.hap1, whole genome shotgun sequence:
- the trpm7 gene encoding transient receptor potential cation channel subfamily M member 7 isoform X3, which translates to MFLYKALKHRDEEEDIQSQKPWIESTFTKRECVYILPVSKDPHRCLPGCQICQQLVRCCCGRLVRQHVGFTASLATKYSDMKLGENPSLSMPAVEEWSVEKHTEASPCDAYGVINFQGGSHSYRAKYVRLSYDTRPESILRLMLKEWHMELPKILISVHGGVQNFELHPRIKQVVGKGLIKAAVTTGAWILTGGVNTGVAKHVGDALKEHCSRSSKKICTIGIAPWGVIENRNDLIGRDIIAPYQTLLNPLSKLNVLNNLHSHFLLVDDGTVGKYGAEVNLRRDLEKHINLQRIHARIGQGVPVVALIFEGGPNVILTVLEYLQESPPVPVVVCEGTGRAADILAYVHKQTEEGGGLPDGVETDIIATIKKTFNFSQSDAIHLFQTLMECMKSKELITVFHISSEEHQDIDVAILRALLKGTNASPFDQLVLTLAWDRVDIAKNHVFVYGQQLLVSSLEQAMLDALVMDRVDFVKLLIENGVSMHRFLTISRLEELYNTKQPTNNPTLLHLVRDVKQSHLPPNYKITLIDVGLVIEYLMGGTYRCNYTRKRFRIIYNNLHGNSRRSGRHTAGPGSHLRKSHESFSMQADKKEKTRHNHFIKTAQPYKPKLESTTEQNKKRSKEEIVDIDDPETRRFPYPFNELLVWAVLMKRQKMSLFFWQHGEENMAKALVACKLCRSMGYEAKKSDVVDDTSEELKEYSNEFGTLAVDLLEQSFRQDETMAMKLLTYELKNWSNSTCLKLAVSSHLRPFVAHTCTQMLLSDMWMGRLNMRKNSW; encoded by the exons ATGTTCCTGTACAAAGCCCTtaaacacagagatgaagaggaggacatcCAG TCCCAGAAACCCTGGATAGAAAGCACTTTCACCAAGAGGGAATGTGTGTACATACTTCCAGTGTCAAAGGACCCCCACAG ATGCCTTCCAGGATGCCAGATTTGCCAACAGCTGGTCCG GTGCTGCTGCGGGCGGCTGGTGCGGCAGCATGTTGGCTTCACAGCCAGCTTGGCCACGAAGTACTCGGACATGAAGCTGGGTGAAAACCCCAGCCTGTCCATGCCCGCCGTGGAGGAGTGGTcggtggaaaaacacacagaggcgaGCCCCTGTGACGCCTATGGTGTCATCAACTTCCAGGGAGGGTCTCACTCGTACAGAGCCAAG TATGTGCGTTTGTCCTACGACACGCGGCCAGAGAGCATCCTGCGGCTGATGCTGAAGGAGTGGCACATGGAGCTTCCTAAGATCCTCATCTCTGTCCATGGAGGAGTTCAGAACTTTGAGCTGCACCCACGCATCAAGCAGGTGGTGGGCAAGGGCCTCATCAAAGCTGCAGTCACCACCGGGGCCTGGATTCTCACCGGAGGGGTCAACACAG GTGTGGCGAAGCATGTGGGAGACGCTCTCAAAGAGCACTGCTCAAGATCATCAAAGAAAATTTGCACTATCGGGATCGCACCCTGGGGAGTCATCGAAAACAGGAACGACCTCATCGGCAGAGAC ATCATCGCTCCATATCAGACGCTGCTGAACCCTCTCAGCAAACTGAACGTTCTCAACAATCTGCACTCCCATTTCCTCCTGGTGGATGACGGGACGGTGGGCAAGTACGGTGCTGAGGTCAATCTGCGGCGGGACCTGGAGAAGCACATCAACCTCCAAAGAATACATGCAC GAATCGGTCAGGGCGTTCCTGTCGTGGCCCTGATCTTCGAGGGGGGCCCCAATGTGATCCTGACTGTGCTGGAGTACCTTCAGGAAAGCCCTCCTGTCCCAGTGGTGGTGTGCGAGGGGACCGGCCGCGCTGCTGACATACTGGCCTACGTCCACAAGCAGACCGAGGAGGGAgg CGGCCTTCCTGATGGCGTGGAGACTGACATCATCGCAACCATCAAGAAAACCTTCAACTTCAGCCAGAGCGATGCCATCCAcctctttcagactctgatggaGTGCATGAAGAGCAAAGAATTG ATCACTGTGTTTCACATCAGCTCCGAGGAGCACCAGGACATTGACGTAGCCATTCTGAGGGCTTTGCTCAAAG GCACAAACGCGTCTCCCTTCGATCAGCTGGTCCTGACTCTGGCCTGGGACCGCGTAGACATTGCCaagaatcatgtgtttgtgtacggacagcagctcctg GTGAGCTCTCTGGAGCAAGCGATGCTGGATGCCCTCGTGATGGACAGGGTGGACTTCGTCAAGCTGCTCATAGAAAACGGAGTGAGCATGCACCGTTTCCTGACGATCAGTCGGCTGGAGGAGCTCTACAACACG AAACAACCTACCAACAACCCAACTCTCCTCCACCTGGTTAGAGACGTTAAACAG AGTCATCTGCCTCCAAACTATAAGATCACTCTGATCGACGTTGGCCTGGTTATTGAGTACCTGATGGGTGGGACTTACAGGTGCAACTACACCAGGAAACGCTTCCGAATCATTTACAACAACCTCCATGGCAACAGTAGG AGGTCGGGGCGCCACACTGCAGGTCCTGGTTCCCATTTGAGGAAAAGCCACGAGTCTTTCAGCATGCAGGCCGACAAGAAGGAGAAGACGAGGCACAACCACTTCATCAAAACTGCACAGCCGTACAAACCGAAG CTTGAGTCCACCACCGAGCAGAACAAGAAGAGGAGCAAAGAAGAGATCGTGGACATAGACGACCCAGAGACGAGGCGGTTTCCCTACCCTTTCAATGAGCTGCTGGTGTGGGCTGTGCTgatgaagaggcagaaaatgtcGCTGTTCTTCTGGCAGCACGGCGAGGAGAACATGGCAAAGGCACTGGTGGCCTGTAAGCTTTGCCGATCGATGGGCTACGAGGCCAAGAAGAGCGACGTGGTGGACGACACCTCAGAGGAGCTCAAGGAGTACTCAAA TGAGTTTGGGACGCTAGCAGTGGACCTGCTGGAGCAGTCGTTCAGGCAGGATGAGACCATGGCCATGAAGCTGCTGACCTACGAGCTGAAGAACTGGAGCAACTCCACCTGCTTGAAGTTGGCCGTCTCGTCCCACCTGCGGCCCTTCGTGGCTCACACCTGCACCcagatgctgctgtcagacatgtGGATGGGGCGGCTGAACATGCGCAAGAACTCCTG GTGA